ATTCGTCCGGGTGCAGAACGTAACGATAGAGCTCTGATGGCCGTGGTTTGAGACGCTCCAGGTCGACCCCTACAGGGTGGCGGGCGGTCACCGCCAGGGCTACCTCGTCAGCATGGGCGATCGACACAAACAGGCCGGTGCCTGGCACGCAGGGGGGCTCATCAGGGCGTGCCACGATGGGCACGCGGTCGGGCGTCGTACCCAGGCGCTCGGCCAGCACCTGACGAGCGGCTGCACGCCCCAGCAGAAAAGAACGACGGCGCTGCACTCGTCGGAATCCTTCCAGTCGTCGACATTCGTCTGCTGAAAGCCACGTGCGCCACGTCGCTTCACGGGCTGGATCGTAGCGCAGCCAGCACCAGGTGATCGTCTCCGGCAGCATCATGCTTTCATCAACGAAAAAAGGCAGGGCTGGTGCCC
Above is a window of Rhodothermus sp. DNA encoding:
- a CDS encoding 4'-phosphopantetheinyl transferase superfamily protein; its protein translation is MMLPETITWCWLRYDPAREATWRTWLSADECRRLEGFRRVQRRRSFLLGRAAARQVLAERLGTTPDRVPIVARPDEPPCVPGTGLFVSIAHADEVALAVTARHPVGVDLERLKPRPSELYRYVLHPDEYSVLRYFQRKPELASIWCWTLKEAVLKGLGVGLRCSPRRLRLALEAPTQGWVCLEDGRRWRVVANLREGYVWALAWPENL